From Microlunatus capsulatus, a single genomic window includes:
- the ruvX gene encoding Holliday junction resolvase RuvX produces MSPDEDPRSDAAPVFRRGVRLALDWGDARIGVAACDRDGLLAYPLDTVTAGPAELDRVVALVAEHEPLEVVVGLPRSLSGADGPAATKVRARAEALAARLAVPVRLVDERLTTVTASRRLREGGKKAKQQRSVIDAAAAAAILEQAVALERSRGGPPGELVSVPGRSD; encoded by the coding sequence GTGAGCCCGGACGAGGACCCCCGGTCCGACGCCGCGCCGGTCTTCCGGCGCGGCGTCCGACTGGCCCTGGACTGGGGCGACGCCCGGATCGGCGTCGCCGCGTGCGACCGGGACGGACTGCTCGCCTACCCGCTCGACACCGTCACCGCCGGCCCTGCCGAGCTCGACCGGGTCGTCGCCCTGGTCGCGGAGCACGAGCCGCTCGAGGTGGTGGTGGGGCTCCCGCGCTCCCTCAGCGGCGCCGACGGGCCGGCCGCCACGAAGGTGCGGGCGCGGGCCGAGGCGCTCGCCGCGCGGCTCGCCGTGCCCGTCCGGCTGGTCGACGAGCGGCTCACCACGGTGACCGCCTCGAGGCGCCTGCGGGAGGGCGGGAAGAAGGCCAAGCAGCAGCGCTCGGTCATCGACGCCGCCGCCGCGGCGGCCATCCTGGAACAGGCCGTGGCGCTCGAACGTTCGAGGGGTGGGCCACCGGGGGAGCTAGTATCGGTCCCTGGTCGCTCTGACTAG
- a CDS encoding WhiB family transcriptional regulator, producing the protein MSAPPVSRLRVVRDTASAPSTRVTVKRRAAPGEEEVPDWRESAACAREDLNLFFPISSVGAAAQQQVEAAKAVCARCPVRQDCLEWSLDVGPEFGIFGGCTEVERRRLRNERSSGPRWRSDVGPHRSEAAVREALEPF; encoded by the coding sequence ATGTCTGCACCTCCCGTCTCCCGTCTCCGCGTCGTGCGGGACACCGCGTCGGCCCCCTCCACCCGCGTCACGGTCAAGCGCCGCGCCGCCCCCGGTGAGGAGGAGGTCCCCGACTGGCGCGAGTCGGCGGCCTGCGCCCGCGAGGACCTCAACCTCTTCTTCCCGATCAGCAGCGTCGGCGCCGCCGCCCAGCAGCAGGTCGAGGCGGCCAAGGCCGTCTGCGCTCGCTGCCCGGTGCGCCAGGACTGCCTGGAGTGGTCGCTGGACGTCGGCCCCGAGTTCGGCATCTTCGGCGGCTGCACCGAGGTGGAGCGCCGCCGCCTCCGCAACGAGCGCAGCAGCGGTCCCCGCTGGCGCTCCGACGTCGGCCCGCACCGCTCCGAGGCGGCCGTCCGCGAGGCGCTGGAGCCGTTCTGA
- a CDS encoding DUF948 domain-containing protein has translation MTVGAIAGLIAAIAFVALVALAAVPLLKLGRVLEEVRLAVRDLGHESVPILTELQGTVRATNAEIEKLGVVTTDVATVSRNATVVTDNAAKLTTLFSATLGGPLVKTAALTYGVRTALKGSGGSAKRAAKRASA, from the coding sequence ATGACCGTAGGAGCGATCGCCGGCTTGATCGCCGCCATTGCCTTCGTCGCCCTGGTCGCCCTCGCGGCCGTCCCGCTGCTCAAGCTCGGACGGGTGCTCGAGGAGGTGCGGCTGGCGGTGCGCGACCTCGGCCACGAGTCGGTGCCGATCCTCACCGAGCTGCAGGGCACGGTCCGGGCCACCAACGCCGAGATCGAGAAGCTCGGCGTCGTCACCACCGACGTGGCCACGGTCAGCCGGAACGCCACGGTGGTCACCGACAACGCGGCCAAGCTCACCACCCTGTTCTCCGCGACCCTGGGCGGCCCGCTGGTGAAGACCGCCGCGCTGACCTACGGCGTCCGGACGGCCCTCAAGGGAAGCGGCGGCTCGGCGAAGCGCGCCGCCAAGCGGGCGAGCGCGTGA
- a CDS encoding DUF3253 domain-containing protein, with translation MSEPERTPDGRYLVVGGRRWRASDPGIPDPLRTELVAELMAARRAVKDAAGEEVATAAARRRVQDAKVALGERGEAWWEPGTEEGRRERLASAVRSLLRHRKPESTICPSDAARVTGGEGWRELMDAARDVAAALAADGVVEVRQHGERVDPATATGALRLARGPDWSG, from the coding sequence GTGAGCGAGCCCGAGCGGACCCCGGACGGGCGCTACCTCGTGGTGGGCGGTCGGCGCTGGCGGGCCAGCGACCCCGGCATCCCCGACCCCCTGCGGACCGAGCTGGTCGCCGAGCTGATGGCCGCCCGGCGGGCGGTGAAGGACGCCGCCGGCGAGGAGGTGGCCACGGCCGCCGCCCGGCGCCGGGTGCAGGACGCCAAGGTGGCGCTGGGCGAGCGCGGCGAGGCGTGGTGGGAGCCGGGCACCGAGGAGGGTCGCCGGGAGCGTCTGGCGTCCGCGGTGCGGTCGCTGCTGCGGCACCGGAAGCCCGAGTCGACGATCTGCCCCAGCGACGCCGCGCGCGTCACCGGTGGCGAGGGCTGGCGGGAGCTGATGGACGCGGCCCGCGACGTCGCGGCCGCGCTGGCCGCCGACGGCGTCGTCGAGGTGCGCCAGCACGGGGAGCGGGTGGACCCCGCGACGGCGACCGGGGCGCTCCGGCTGGCCCGCGGCCCGGACTGGTCGGGCTAG
- the mltG gene encoding endolytic transglycosylase MltG — protein sequence MLDPEVKPSRAREVAHQGKGCLAVIVAAAVLLFGGFFVYDQSKGLLEGFGEIPDYPGPGTGSVTITIPEGATLNDIGDLLVADDVVKSVDAWDRAVRSEEAATSVQPGKYLMQQQMPAVDALGLLINPGSSRVRSEFTIQEGLRLSEQVSALAKGTKIKKSAFTKALDEPDELRLPKYAKNRPEGFLFPDTYELTEDATARSTLRQMVAQYKRVTDDIGLEADAKKIGRTPYEVLIVASIIEKEVNQDQYRAKVAQVLYNRLDEGMPLGLDSTVVYAEKLKTNTTTPEDRLSDSPYNTYLVDGLPPGPISAPGRAALEAAANPEKGDWRYFVTVNFETGETKFATTNTEFEQIRQEFQDYCRANPGTCDS from the coding sequence ATGCTGGACCCGGAGGTCAAGCCGAGCCGGGCACGGGAGGTGGCGCACCAGGGCAAGGGCTGCCTGGCGGTCATCGTCGCCGCGGCCGTGCTGCTGTTCGGCGGCTTCTTCGTCTACGACCAGTCGAAGGGTCTGCTCGAGGGGTTCGGGGAGATCCCGGACTACCCGGGGCCGGGCACGGGCTCGGTCACGATCACGATCCCCGAGGGCGCGACGCTGAACGACATCGGCGACCTGCTGGTGGCTGATGACGTGGTGAAGTCCGTCGACGCCTGGGACCGGGCGGTCCGGAGCGAGGAGGCGGCCACCAGCGTCCAGCCGGGCAAGTACCTGATGCAGCAGCAGATGCCGGCCGTCGACGCGCTCGGCCTGCTGATCAACCCCGGCAGCTCGCGGGTGCGCAGCGAGTTCACCATCCAGGAGGGCCTGCGGCTCAGCGAGCAGGTCAGCGCCCTGGCCAAGGGGACCAAGATCAAGAAGTCCGCCTTCACCAAGGCGCTGGACGAACCGGACGAGCTGCGGCTGCCGAAGTACGCCAAGAACAGGCCCGAGGGGTTCCTCTTCCCCGACACCTACGAGCTGACCGAGGACGCGACCGCCCGCTCGACGCTGCGGCAGATGGTGGCCCAGTACAAGCGCGTCACCGACGACATCGGCCTGGAGGCCGACGCCAAGAAGATCGGCCGGACGCCGTACGAGGTGCTCATCGTGGCCAGCATCATCGAGAAGGAGGTGAACCAGGACCAGTACCGCGCCAAGGTCGCCCAGGTGCTCTACAACCGCCTCGACGAGGGCATGCCGCTGGGCCTGGACTCCACCGTCGTCTACGCCGAGAAGCTGAAGACGAACACGACGACGCCCGAGGACCGGCTGAGCGACTCGCCGTACAACACCTACCTCGTGGACGGGTTGCCGCCCGGGCCGATCTCCGCCCCGGGCCGCGCCGCGCTGGAGGCGGCCGCCAACCCGGAGAAGGGCGACTGGCGCTACTTCGTCACCGTGAACTTCGAGACCGGTGAGACCAAGTTCGCCACCACCAACACCGAGTTCGAGCAGATCCGCCAGGAGTTCCAGGACTACTGCCGCGCCAACCCCGGGACCTGTGACAGCTGA
- the alaS gene encoding alanine--tRNA ligase — protein sequence MNTAEIRRRFLDYFATRGHEVVPSAPLLYNDPTLLFVNAGMVPFKPYFTGAETAPFDRATSVQKCVRTLDIEEVGKTTRHGTFFQMNGNFSFGDYFKAEAIRYAWELVTGSQDAGGLGFDPERVWVTVLHSDDEAAALWANIAGLPAERIQRRGLLDNYWHMGIPGPGGPCSEIYIDRGPAYGRDGGPVVDEDRFLEIWNLVFMQEELSTVRAKDDFDTLGDLPRKNIDTGMGLERVALLLQDVDNLYEIDQVFPVIQRAVELSGRRYGRGGDDGRQDDVRMRVVADHIRSSLMLIADGVTPGNEARGYVLRRLLRRTVRSMRLLGVHDPVLPELLPVSRDAMGAAYPEVVENFDRIAGIAYGEEDAFRRTLTTGTQIFDLAVSDAKTAQQPQLSGERAFQLHDTYGFPIDLTLEMASEQGLSVDADGFRRLMQEQRDRAKADAKSKKAGAASTEVYRELRALGLTPFTGYEELVTESRVRGIVRDGALVESAGEGDVVEVVLEQTPFYAESGGQDSDAGLIRADGATLEVVDVQRPVKGLVVHRVRVADGELRSGVDVSAEVDGEWRLGACQAHSGTHVVHAALRQVLGPTALQSGSYNKPGYLRLDFAWPSGLSPALRSDVEEAANQAIRLDLNVRANYMSLAEARELGALALFGETYGEEVRVVEMGGRWSRELCGGTHVQHSSQIGLVTLNAESSVGSGVRRVEAFVGIEAFRYLARERALVSGLTEALKVQPDQLTDRVHRLVEQLKTAERQIAELKSRNVLAEVGTIAAKAHDMWGVGYIGHHAEGVAGGDLRTLALEVRNRVQDTPAVVAVVGGTAEKPAVVVVTTQGARDRGLKAGDLVRTASEVLGGRGGGKDDVAQGGGTDGSRVGEALTAVEHAVGHVVQS from the coding sequence ATGAACACCGCCGAGATCCGGCGCCGCTTCCTCGACTACTTCGCCACGCGAGGTCACGAGGTGGTGCCGTCCGCGCCCCTGCTCTACAACGACCCCACCCTGCTGTTCGTCAACGCCGGCATGGTGCCCTTCAAGCCCTACTTCACCGGGGCCGAGACCGCGCCGTTCGACCGCGCCACGAGCGTCCAGAAGTGCGTCCGCACGCTGGACATCGAGGAGGTCGGCAAGACGACCCGGCACGGGACGTTCTTCCAGATGAACGGCAACTTCTCCTTCGGCGACTACTTCAAGGCCGAGGCCATCCGCTACGCCTGGGAGCTCGTCACCGGCAGCCAGGACGCGGGCGGGCTCGGCTTCGACCCCGAGCGCGTCTGGGTCACCGTGCTGCACAGCGACGACGAGGCGGCCGCGCTGTGGGCCAACATCGCCGGCCTGCCCGCCGAGCGGATCCAGCGCCGCGGCCTGCTCGACAACTACTGGCACATGGGCATCCCCGGCCCCGGCGGCCCCTGCAGCGAGATCTACATCGACCGCGGGCCCGCCTACGGGCGCGACGGCGGTCCCGTCGTCGACGAGGACCGGTTCCTGGAGATCTGGAACCTCGTCTTCATGCAGGAGGAGCTGTCGACCGTCCGGGCCAAGGACGACTTCGACACGCTCGGCGACCTGCCGCGCAAGAACATCGACACCGGCATGGGGCTGGAGCGCGTCGCGCTGCTGCTGCAGGACGTCGACAACCTCTACGAGATCGACCAGGTCTTCCCGGTCATCCAGCGGGCGGTCGAGCTGTCCGGCCGGCGTTACGGCCGGGGCGGCGACGACGGCCGCCAGGACGACGTCCGGATGCGGGTGGTCGCCGACCACATCCGCTCCAGCCTGATGCTCATCGCCGACGGCGTGACCCCCGGCAACGAGGCGCGCGGCTACGTGCTCCGCCGGCTGCTGCGCCGCACCGTGCGCTCCATGCGGCTGCTGGGCGTGCACGACCCGGTGCTGCCCGAGCTGCTGCCGGTCAGCCGCGACGCCATGGGCGCGGCCTACCCCGAGGTCGTCGAGAACTTCGACCGCATCGCGGGCATCGCCTACGGCGAGGAGGACGCGTTCCGCCGCACCCTGACGACGGGCACCCAGATCTTCGACCTGGCCGTCTCCGACGCCAAGACCGCGCAGCAGCCGCAGCTGTCGGGTGAGCGGGCGTTCCAGCTGCACGACACCTACGGGTTCCCCATCGACCTCACCCTGGAGATGGCCTCCGAGCAGGGCCTCAGCGTCGACGCCGACGGCTTCCGCCGGCTGATGCAGGAGCAGCGCGACCGCGCGAAGGCCGACGCGAAGTCGAAGAAGGCCGGCGCCGCGAGCACCGAGGTGTACCGCGAGCTCCGGGCGCTGGGCCTGACGCCGTTCACCGGCTACGAGGAGCTCGTCACCGAGTCCCGGGTGCGCGGCATCGTCCGCGACGGCGCCCTGGTGGAGAGCGCGGGCGAGGGCGACGTCGTCGAGGTCGTGCTGGAGCAGACCCCGTTCTACGCCGAGTCCGGCGGCCAGGACTCCGACGCCGGCCTCATCCGGGCCGACGGCGCGACCCTCGAGGTCGTCGACGTCCAGCGCCCGGTCAAGGGCCTGGTCGTGCACCGGGTCCGGGTGGCCGACGGCGAGCTGCGCAGCGGCGTCGACGTCTCCGCCGAGGTCGACGGCGAGTGGCGGCTCGGCGCCTGCCAGGCGCACTCGGGCACCCACGTCGTGCACGCGGCGCTGCGCCAGGTGCTCGGCCCGACGGCGCTGCAGAGCGGCTCGTACAACAAGCCCGGCTACCTCCGGCTCGACTTCGCGTGGCCCTCGGGGCTCAGCCCCGCCCTCCGCTCCGACGTCGAGGAGGCGGCCAACCAGGCCATCCGGCTCGACCTCAACGTCCGGGCCAACTACATGTCCCTGGCGGAGGCGCGCGAGCTGGGCGCCCTGGCGCTGTTCGGCGAGACCTACGGCGAGGAGGTCCGCGTCGTCGAGATGGGCGGCCGCTGGTCGCGGGAGCTGTGCGGTGGCACGCACGTGCAGCACTCCTCCCAGATCGGGCTGGTCACCCTCAACGCCGAGTCCTCCGTCGGCTCGGGGGTTCGCCGCGTCGAGGCCTTCGTCGGCATCGAGGCGTTCCGCTACCTCGCGCGGGAGCGCGCGCTGGTGTCCGGCCTCACCGAGGCGCTCAAGGTCCAACCGGACCAGCTGACCGACCGGGTGCACCGCCTCGTCGAGCAGCTGAAGACCGCCGAGCGCCAGATCGCGGAGCTGAAGAGCCGCAACGTGCTGGCCGAGGTGGGCACCATCGCGGCCAAGGCGCACGACATGTGGGGCGTCGGCTACATCGGGCACCACGCCGAGGGCGTCGCCGGCGGCGACCTGCGCACGCTGGCCCTCGAGGTCCGCAACCGCGTGCAGGACACGCCCGCCGTGGTCGCGGTCGTCGGCGGCACCGCTGAGAAGCCGGCGGTCGTCGTCGTCACCACCCAGGGCGCGCGGGACCGCGGGCTCAAGGCGGGTGACCTCGTCCGCACCGCCAGCGAGGTGCTGGGGGGTCGCGGGGGCGGCAAGGACGACGTCGCCCAGGGTGGCGGCACCGACGGCAGCCGCGTCGGCGAGGCGCTCACCGCCGTCGAGCACGCCGTCGGCCACGTGGTGCAGAGCTGA
- a CDS encoding shikimate dehydrogenase, whose protein sequence is MTADPGRGRRCAVLGSPIAHSLSPALHRAAYAELGLDWEYGRFEVPEDGLAPFVAGCDGSWRGLSLTMPLKVVALGLGRVEPLAARVGAANTLVFEDDGSRTLHNTDVPGLVWALGEVGVTALERATLLGAGATARSTVVSLSGLGAREVTVLARTPARAEPLVTLGASLGLSVVVLGWDAPLPPADVLLNTAVAGAADAVAVRAAASAPVVFDALYDPWPTALAVAAEAAGCRVVNGLDLLVGQALVQVELMTGRTVPAATLMAAGRAALAAGQP, encoded by the coding sequence GTGACAGCTGACCCCGGCCGTGGCCGGCGGTGCGCGGTCCTCGGCTCGCCCATCGCGCACTCGCTGTCCCCGGCCCTGCACCGGGCGGCCTACGCCGAGCTCGGCCTCGACTGGGAGTACGGCCGGTTCGAGGTGCCCGAGGACGGGCTCGCGCCGTTCGTGGCCGGCTGCGACGGCTCCTGGCGGGGCCTGAGCCTCACCATGCCGCTCAAGGTCGTCGCGCTGGGGCTGGGCCGGGTCGAGCCGCTGGCCGCCCGGGTCGGCGCGGCCAACACCCTGGTCTTCGAGGACGACGGCTCCCGCACGCTGCACAACACCGACGTGCCCGGGCTCGTCTGGGCGCTCGGCGAGGTGGGCGTCACGGCCCTGGAGCGGGCGACCCTGCTGGGTGCGGGCGCCACCGCCCGGTCGACCGTCGTCTCGCTGAGCGGGCTGGGTGCGCGGGAGGTGACGGTGCTGGCACGGACGCCGGCCCGCGCCGAGCCGCTCGTCACCCTGGGGGCCTCGCTCGGGCTGTCCGTCGTCGTCCTCGGCTGGGACGCCCCGCTGCCGCCGGCCGACGTGCTGCTCAACACCGCCGTCGCCGGGGCGGCCGACGCCGTGGCCGTGCGCGCGGCCGCGAGCGCACCCGTCGTCTTCGACGCGCTCTACGACCCCTGGCCGACGGCGCTGGCCGTCGCCGCGGAGGCGGCCGGCTGCCGCGTCGTCAACGGCCTCGACCTGCTGGTCGGCCAGGCGCTGGTCCAGGTCGAGCTGATGACCGGCCGCACGGTCCCGGCCGCGACGCTGATGGCGGCGGGCCGCGCCGCCCTCGCCGCGGGTCAGCCCTGA
- the aroC gene encoding chorismate synthase, which produces MLRWLTAGESHGPALVAILEGLPAHVRVTTDDLADALARRRLGFGRGARMKFEADAVTVLGGVRHGETQGGPVAIQVGNTEWPKWETVMSADPVDAEVLAGQARNAALTRPRPGHADLAGMQKYDFDEARPVLERASARETAARVALGRVATAFLQQTLGVTVLSHVVELGTVSAPAGVVPTFADLEAVDADPVRCFDRDASAAMIAEVEAAQKDGDTLGGVVEVAVWGLPPGLGSHVHWDRRLDARLAGALMGIQAIKGVEVGDGFTLARTRGSAAHDEIVAGEGGISRASHRSGGTEGGMSTGELLRVRAAMKPIATVPRALRTVDTATGENAVAHHQRSDVCAVPAAGVVAEAMVALVIADAVLEKFGGDSVEETKRNAEAYLEHVAERGLSVAPGAGQA; this is translated from the coding sequence ATGCTCAGATGGCTGACCGCAGGAGAGTCCCACGGCCCGGCGCTGGTGGCGATCCTCGAGGGGCTGCCCGCCCACGTCCGCGTGACCACCGACGACCTCGCCGACGCGCTCGCCCGTCGCCGCCTCGGCTTCGGCCGCGGCGCCCGGATGAAGTTCGAGGCGGACGCGGTGACGGTGCTCGGCGGCGTCCGGCACGGCGAGACCCAGGGCGGTCCGGTGGCCATCCAGGTCGGCAACACCGAGTGGCCGAAGTGGGAGACGGTGATGTCGGCCGATCCCGTCGACGCCGAGGTGCTCGCCGGCCAGGCCCGCAACGCCGCCCTCACCCGGCCCCGTCCCGGGCACGCCGACCTCGCGGGCATGCAGAAGTACGACTTCGACGAGGCCCGTCCCGTCCTGGAGCGGGCCAGCGCGCGCGAGACCGCCGCCCGGGTGGCGCTCGGCCGGGTGGCCACGGCCTTCCTGCAGCAGACCCTCGGCGTCACGGTGCTGAGCCACGTCGTCGAGCTGGGCACGGTGTCCGCCCCGGCCGGCGTCGTCCCGACCTTCGCCGACCTCGAGGCCGTCGACGCCGACCCGGTCCGCTGCTTCGACCGCGACGCCTCCGCGGCGATGATCGCCGAGGTCGAGGCGGCGCAGAAGGACGGCGACACCCTGGGCGGTGTCGTCGAGGTGGCCGTCTGGGGCCTGCCGCCGGGCCTCGGCTCGCACGTCCACTGGGACCGCCGCCTCGACGCGCGGCTGGCCGGGGCGCTGATGGGCATCCAGGCGATCAAGGGCGTCGAGGTCGGCGACGGCTTCACGCTGGCCCGCACCCGCGGCAGCGCCGCGCACGACGAGATCGTCGCCGGCGAGGGCGGCATCTCCCGGGCCTCGCACCGCTCCGGCGGCACCGAGGGTGGGATGAGCACCGGCGAGCTGCTGCGCGTCCGCGCCGCGATGAAGCCGATCGCGACCGTGCCGCGGGCGCTGCGCACCGTCGACACGGCGACGGGGGAGAACGCGGTGGCCCACCACCAGCGCTCCGACGTCTGCGCCGTCCCGGCGGCCGGCGTGGTGGCCGAGGCCATGGTGGCCCTCGTCATCGCCGACGCGGTACTGGAGAAGTTCGGCGGCGACTCCGTCGAG
- a CDS encoding DUF6167 family protein: MGRVLWFALGAGVAVYGYSKVRASLRQATPQALGQRATGSAVELADSARGFVDRARAAMAEREAELRDTLGLPAPE; encoded by the coding sequence ATGGGCCGGGTGCTCTGGTTCGCCCTCGGCGCCGGGGTGGCCGTCTACGGCTACAGCAAGGTGCGGGCGTCGCTGCGGCAGGCCACCCCGCAGGCCCTGGGTCAGCGGGCGACCGGCTCGGCCGTCGAGCTGGCCGACTCCGCGCGCGGCTTCGTCGACCGGGCCCGAGCCGCCATGGCCGAGCGCGAGGCGGAGCTCCGCGACACGCTCGGCCTGCCCGCGCCCGAGTGA
- a CDS encoding replication-associated recombination protein A translates to MSEDLFGGGGAAGGPAPSGSLGDAAGSHLPLAVRMRPRTVDEIVGQGHLLGPGSPLRRLAAGEAMSVFLWGPPGVGKTTIASVVSQSTRRRFVEVSAVTAGVKEVRAVLDQARRDLRVGQETVLFVDEVHRFSKTQQDVLLPAVENRLVTLVAATTENPSFSVISPLLSRSLLLTLKPLTDDDVSALLDRALSEERGLRTADGLPYELTEPARQTLLRLAGGDARRALTYLEEAAAGAEAVGDAQIDDDAVARAVDKAAIRYDRDGDQHYDVISAFIKSIRGSDVQAALHYLARMIAAGEDPRFIARRLVVLASEDIGMADPGALQTAVAAADAVAFIGMPEGRINLAQAVIALALAPKSKAVITAIDAALADVGAGKIGLVPAHLRDAHYAGAKKIGHGQGYVYAHDAPHGIAAQPYLPDELAGARYYSPTDHGAEAALAARLARIEQLLGRADPPARQPDRR, encoded by the coding sequence GTGAGCGAGGACCTCTTCGGGGGCGGCGGTGCGGCCGGCGGACCGGCCCCCAGCGGCAGCCTCGGCGACGCCGCCGGCAGCCACCTCCCGCTCGCGGTCCGGATGCGTCCGCGCACCGTCGACGAGATCGTCGGTCAGGGCCACCTGCTCGGCCCGGGCTCCCCGCTGCGCCGGCTCGCCGCCGGCGAGGCGATGTCGGTCTTCCTGTGGGGCCCGCCCGGCGTCGGCAAGACGACCATCGCCTCCGTCGTGTCGCAGAGCACCCGGCGCCGCTTCGTCGAGGTCAGCGCCGTCACGGCGGGCGTCAAGGAGGTCCGGGCGGTGCTCGACCAGGCCCGCCGCGACCTGCGCGTCGGCCAGGAGACCGTCCTGTTCGTCGACGAGGTGCACCGCTTCTCCAAGACCCAGCAGGACGTGCTGCTGCCGGCGGTCGAGAACCGGCTGGTCACCCTGGTCGCCGCGACGACGGAGAACCCCAGCTTCTCGGTGATCTCCCCGCTGCTGTCGCGCTCGCTGCTGCTGACGCTGAAGCCGCTCACCGACGACGACGTCAGCGCCCTGCTCGACCGCGCGCTGAGCGAGGAGCGGGGTCTGCGGACCGCGGACGGGCTGCCCTACGAGCTCACCGAGCCGGCCCGCCAGACGCTGCTGCGGCTGGCCGGCGGTGACGCCCGCCGCGCCCTCACCTACCTCGAGGAGGCCGCGGCCGGCGCCGAGGCGGTCGGCGACGCGCAGATCGACGACGACGCCGTGGCCCGGGCCGTCGACAAGGCGGCCATCCGCTACGACCGCGACGGCGACCAGCACTACGACGTCATCAGCGCCTTCATCAAGTCGATCCGCGGCTCCGACGTCCAGGCCGCCCTGCACTACCTGGCCCGGATGATCGCCGCCGGGGAGGACCCGCGGTTCATCGCCCGCCGGCTGGTGGTGCTGGCCTCGGAGGACATCGGGATGGCCGACCCCGGCGCCCTGCAGACCGCCGTCGCCGCCGCGGACGCCGTCGCCTTCATCGGGATGCCGGAGGGCCGGATCAACCTCGCCCAGGCGGTCATCGCCCTGGCGCTCGCGCCCAAGTCGAAAGCGGTCATCACCGCCATCGACGCGGCCCTGGCCGACGTCGGCGCCGGGAAGATCGGCCTGGTGCCGGCCCACCTGCGCGACGCGCACTACGCCGGGGCGAAGAAGATCGGCCACGGCCAGGGCTACGTCTACGCCCACGACGCACCGCACGGCATCGCGGCCCAGCCCTACCTGCCCGACGAGCTGGCCGGCGCCCGCTACTACAGCCCGACGGACCACGGCGCCGAGGCCGCGCTGGCGGCCCGGCTGGCCCGGATCGAGCAGCTGCTCGGACGCGCAGACCCGCCCGCCCGCCAGCCGGACCGCCGCTAG